One window of the Xiphias gladius isolate SHS-SW01 ecotype Sanya breed wild chromosome 11, ASM1685928v1, whole genome shotgun sequence genome contains the following:
- the LOC120796597 gene encoding interferon-induced, double-stranded RNA-activated protein kinase-like isoform X1, producing the protein MDTGNYATQLNEYVQRTRSVQHYEDLGSVGPDHNKTFIQRVVLNGKVYPDGSGKTKKAAKHNAAENALKCLFGNTLQDPADSTNSAEAPAASVHRTSMSDINYICWLNEYGQKNRLTVTAVPSTRLGQNKAVPCCSFVVGDKQYPAVSGKTEREAKEEAAKLVYDIICGSTTETAGEIYNCASVQPQEDLNQNVFDICDKIKGLDVNTEGGSFTETNFIGIVNHYCQKTKRSHTFIEERRCGPPHNPQFFYKLVIDNKEYPVGEGKNVKEAKQNAAQLAWSALQEQSDWDSKVSFRSTVSEDGAPPTSQNPSESSSQSMPVTSGSTVSENDLPSSFSTQPSLDTVAPSSHGTATGTSDGIIFADSSNSTKDQAAVKNNNMGKGVSNASTQSRFTSEFDSIKCLGEGGFGHVYKVREKLLDKYYAVKIVRGKNRKALREVVALSDLHHHNIVRYYNCWMEDSAYIQDSSADSCSTSQSVSNSSPQYLYIKMELCETKTLKGWIDERNEITLHDSKRREESLTIAQQIVSGVEYIHSKKLIHRDLKPANIMFGQVGEVKIGDFGLVTAENDDDEENLMERTRRTGTLSYMAPEQRSEKTYDRKVDIFSLGLIYFELLWKLSSGHERVVILRDVRGRKFPEQFSLTFSRENQIIKSMLWLEPGHRPEARALRAELENWAQILKKQKNTPQQNVTV; encoded by the exons ATGGACACTGGAAACTACGCAACTCAGCTGAACGAGTATGTGCAGAGAACGCGCTCCGTGCAGCACTATGAAGACCTTGGCTCCGTCGGCCCTGACCATAACAAAAC ATTCATCCAGAGGGTCGTCCTTAACGGTAAGGTCTACCCCGATGGCTCGGGGAAGACCAAGAAGGCAGCCAAGCACAATGCTGCTGAAAATGCCCTGAAATGCCTGTTTGGGAACACACTTCAGGACCCAGCTGACTCA ACAAATTCGGCGGAGGCCCCCGCAGCGTCAGTCCACCGGACAAGTATGAGTGACATCAACTATATATGTTGGCTCAATGAATACGGTCAGAAGAACCGGCTGACTGTAACAGCGGTGCCGTCAACCAGACTGGGACAAAATAAAGCTGTTCC ATGCTGTAGCTTTGTGGTCGGTGATAAGCAGTACCCAGCTGTCTCTGGGAAAACGGAGAGGGAAGCCAAGGAGGAGGCAGCAAAGCTTGTGTATGATATAATATGTGGCAGTACAACAGAG ACTGCAGGTGAGATTTACAACTGTGCATCGGTTCAACCACAGGaggatttaaatcaaaatgtttttgatatcTG TGATAAGATAAAAGGCTTGGATGTAAATACTGAAGGTGGAAGCTTTACAGAGACAAATTTCATAGGAATTGTCAACCACTACTGTCAGAAAACAAAGCGCTCCCATACATTCATCGAAGAGAGGAGATGTGGCCCCCCTCATAACCCTCA ATTTTTCTACAAATTAGTGATCGACAACAAGGAATACCCTGTGGGTGAGGGTAAGAACGTCAAGGAAGCCAAACAAAATGCAGCTCAGCTGGCCTGGTCTGCTCTGCAGGAACAGTCCGATTGGGACAGCAAG GTGTCCTTCAGGTCAACAGTGTCCGAAGACGGTGCACCACCTACGTCGCA GAACCCCAGTGAATCATCATCACAAAGCATGCCA GTTACCTCAGGGTCAACTGTGTCTGAAAATGATTTGCCAAGCAGTTTTTCAACACAGCCTTCCCT AGATACTGTTGCGCCATCGTCACATGGCACGGCCACAGGTACAAGTGACGGGATAATATTCGCAGATTCATCAAACTCAACCAAGGATCAG gctgctgtgaaaaacaataacatgGGAAAAGGTGTGAGTAACGCATCAACCCAGTCAAG ATTTACATCAGAATTTGATTCCATAAAGTGTCTTGGCGAAGGAGGCTTTGGTCATGTTTACAAAGTAAGGGAAAAACTGTTGGACAAGTATTATGCCGTCAAGATTGTCCGTGGTAAAAA CAGAAAAGCTCTGCGAGAGGTGGTGGCATTATCGGACCTTCATCACCATAACATTGTTCGATACTACAATTGTTGGATGGAGGATTCAGCATACATACAGGACAGTTCAGCAGACAGTTGCAGCACCTCTCA gTCTGTCAGTAATTCATCGCCCCAGTACCTCTACATTAAGATGGAATTATGTGAGACCAAAACACTTAAAGGCTGGATAGATGAGAGGAATGAGATAACTCTGCATGACTccaagagaagagaggaaagtcTGACCATTGCTCAGCAAATAGTCAGCGGAGTCGAGTACATTCACTCCAAAAAACTCATCCACAGGGACCTTAAG CCTGCCAACATCATGTTTGGACAGGTTGGAGAAGTGAAGATTGGGGACTTTGGTCTGGTCACTGCTGAGAATGATGACGATGAGGAGAACCTGATGGAGAGAACAAGAAGAACAGGAACCTTATCTTACATGGCTCCCGAACAA agGAGTGAGAAGACCTATGACCGAAAAGTGGACATATTTTCTTTGGGGCTGATATACTTTGAACTGCTTTGGAAACTCTCTTCTGGCCATGAAAGAGTGGTG ATTTTGAGGGATGTCAGAGGTCGGAAGTTCCCCGAGCAGTTTTCATTGACTTTTTCCCGAGAG aaccAGATAATTAAGTCGATGCTTTGGTTGGAGCCAGGACACCGACCTGAAGCGAGAGCCCTGAGGGCTGAGCTGGAAAATTGGGCTCAGatactcaaaaaacaaaaaaatacgcCTCAGCAAAATGTAACGGTCTGA
- the LOC120796597 gene encoding interferon-induced, double-stranded RNA-activated protein kinase-like isoform X2 — MDTGNYATQLNEYVQRTRSVQHYEDLGSVGPDHNKTFIQRVVLNGKVYPDGSGKTKKAAKHNAAENALKCLFGNTLQDPADSTNSAEAPAASVHRTSMSDINYICWLNEYGQKNRLTVTAVPSTRLGQNKAVPCCSFVVGDKQYPAVSGKTEREAKEEAAKLVYDIICGSTTETAGEIYNCASVQPQEDLNQNVFDICDKIKGLDVNTEGGSFTETNFIGIVNHYCQKTKRSHTFIEERRCGPPHNPQFFYKLVIDNKEYPVGEGKNVKEAKQNAAQLAWSALQEQSDWDSKVSFRSTVSEDGAPPTSQNPSESSSQSMPVTSGSTVSENDLPSSFSTQPSLDTVAPSSHGTATGTSDGIIFADSSNSTKDQAAVKNNNMGKGVSNASTQSRFTSEFDSIKCLGEGGFGHVYKVREKLLDKYYAVKIVRGKKKALREVVALSDLHHHNIVRYYNCWMEDSAYIQDSSADSCSTSQSVSNSSPQYLYIKMELCETKTLKGWIDERNEITLHDSKRREESLTIAQQIVSGVEYIHSKKLIHRDLKPANIMFGQVGEVKIGDFGLVTAENDDDEENLMERTRRTGTLSYMAPEQRSEKTYDRKVDIFSLGLIYFELLWKLSSGHERVVILRDVRGRKFPEQFSLTFSRENQIIKSMLWLEPGHRPEARALRAELENWAQILKKQKNTPQQNVTV; from the exons ATGGACACTGGAAACTACGCAACTCAGCTGAACGAGTATGTGCAGAGAACGCGCTCCGTGCAGCACTATGAAGACCTTGGCTCCGTCGGCCCTGACCATAACAAAAC ATTCATCCAGAGGGTCGTCCTTAACGGTAAGGTCTACCCCGATGGCTCGGGGAAGACCAAGAAGGCAGCCAAGCACAATGCTGCTGAAAATGCCCTGAAATGCCTGTTTGGGAACACACTTCAGGACCCAGCTGACTCA ACAAATTCGGCGGAGGCCCCCGCAGCGTCAGTCCACCGGACAAGTATGAGTGACATCAACTATATATGTTGGCTCAATGAATACGGTCAGAAGAACCGGCTGACTGTAACAGCGGTGCCGTCAACCAGACTGGGACAAAATAAAGCTGTTCC ATGCTGTAGCTTTGTGGTCGGTGATAAGCAGTACCCAGCTGTCTCTGGGAAAACGGAGAGGGAAGCCAAGGAGGAGGCAGCAAAGCTTGTGTATGATATAATATGTGGCAGTACAACAGAG ACTGCAGGTGAGATTTACAACTGTGCATCGGTTCAACCACAGGaggatttaaatcaaaatgtttttgatatcTG TGATAAGATAAAAGGCTTGGATGTAAATACTGAAGGTGGAAGCTTTACAGAGACAAATTTCATAGGAATTGTCAACCACTACTGTCAGAAAACAAAGCGCTCCCATACATTCATCGAAGAGAGGAGATGTGGCCCCCCTCATAACCCTCA ATTTTTCTACAAATTAGTGATCGACAACAAGGAATACCCTGTGGGTGAGGGTAAGAACGTCAAGGAAGCCAAACAAAATGCAGCTCAGCTGGCCTGGTCTGCTCTGCAGGAACAGTCCGATTGGGACAGCAAG GTGTCCTTCAGGTCAACAGTGTCCGAAGACGGTGCACCACCTACGTCGCA GAACCCCAGTGAATCATCATCACAAAGCATGCCA GTTACCTCAGGGTCAACTGTGTCTGAAAATGATTTGCCAAGCAGTTTTTCAACACAGCCTTCCCT AGATACTGTTGCGCCATCGTCACATGGCACGGCCACAGGTACAAGTGACGGGATAATATTCGCAGATTCATCAAACTCAACCAAGGATCAG gctgctgtgaaaaacaataacatgGGAAAAGGTGTGAGTAACGCATCAACCCAGTCAAG ATTTACATCAGAATTTGATTCCATAAAGTGTCTTGGCGAAGGAGGCTTTGGTCATGTTTACAAAGTAAGGGAAAAACTGTTGGACAAGTATTATGCCGTCAAGATTGTCCGTGGTAAAAA AAAAGCTCTGCGAGAGGTGGTGGCATTATCGGACCTTCATCACCATAACATTGTTCGATACTACAATTGTTGGATGGAGGATTCAGCATACATACAGGACAGTTCAGCAGACAGTTGCAGCACCTCTCA gTCTGTCAGTAATTCATCGCCCCAGTACCTCTACATTAAGATGGAATTATGTGAGACCAAAACACTTAAAGGCTGGATAGATGAGAGGAATGAGATAACTCTGCATGACTccaagagaagagaggaaagtcTGACCATTGCTCAGCAAATAGTCAGCGGAGTCGAGTACATTCACTCCAAAAAACTCATCCACAGGGACCTTAAG CCTGCCAACATCATGTTTGGACAGGTTGGAGAAGTGAAGATTGGGGACTTTGGTCTGGTCACTGCTGAGAATGATGACGATGAGGAGAACCTGATGGAGAGAACAAGAAGAACAGGAACCTTATCTTACATGGCTCCCGAACAA agGAGTGAGAAGACCTATGACCGAAAAGTGGACATATTTTCTTTGGGGCTGATATACTTTGAACTGCTTTGGAAACTCTCTTCTGGCCATGAAAGAGTGGTG ATTTTGAGGGATGTCAGAGGTCGGAAGTTCCCCGAGCAGTTTTCATTGACTTTTTCCCGAGAG aaccAGATAATTAAGTCGATGCTTTGGTTGGAGCCAGGACACCGACCTGAAGCGAGAGCCCTGAGGGCTGAGCTGGAAAATTGGGCTCAGatactcaaaaaacaaaaaaatacgcCTCAGCAAAATGTAACGGTCTGA
- the LOC120796597 gene encoding interferon-induced, double-stranded RNA-activated protein kinase-like isoform X3 — MSDINYICWLNEYGQKNRLTVTAVPSTRLGQNKAVPCCSFVVGDKQYPAVSGKTEREAKEEAAKLVYDIICGSTTETAGEIYNCASVQPQEDLNQNVFDICDKIKGLDVNTEGGSFTETNFIGIVNHYCQKTKRSHTFIEERRCGPPHNPQFFYKLVIDNKEYPVGEGKNVKEAKQNAAQLAWSALQEQSDWDSKVSFRSTVSEDGAPPTSQNPSESSSQSMPVTSGSTVSENDLPSSFSTQPSLDTVAPSSHGTATGTSDGIIFADSSNSTKDQAAVKNNNMGKGVSNASTQSRFTSEFDSIKCLGEGGFGHVYKVREKLLDKYYAVKIVRGKNRKALREVVALSDLHHHNIVRYYNCWMEDSAYIQDSSADSCSTSQSVSNSSPQYLYIKMELCETKTLKGWIDERNEITLHDSKRREESLTIAQQIVSGVEYIHSKKLIHRDLKPANIMFGQVGEVKIGDFGLVTAENDDDEENLMERTRRTGTLSYMAPEQRSEKTYDRKVDIFSLGLIYFELLWKLSSGHERVVILRDVRGRKFPEQFSLTFSRENQIIKSMLWLEPGHRPEARALRAELENWAQILKKQKNTPQQNVTV, encoded by the exons ATGAGTGACATCAACTATATATGTTGGCTCAATGAATACGGTCAGAAGAACCGGCTGACTGTAACAGCGGTGCCGTCAACCAGACTGGGACAAAATAAAGCTGTTCC ATGCTGTAGCTTTGTGGTCGGTGATAAGCAGTACCCAGCTGTCTCTGGGAAAACGGAGAGGGAAGCCAAGGAGGAGGCAGCAAAGCTTGTGTATGATATAATATGTGGCAGTACAACAGAG ACTGCAGGTGAGATTTACAACTGTGCATCGGTTCAACCACAGGaggatttaaatcaaaatgtttttgatatcTG TGATAAGATAAAAGGCTTGGATGTAAATACTGAAGGTGGAAGCTTTACAGAGACAAATTTCATAGGAATTGTCAACCACTACTGTCAGAAAACAAAGCGCTCCCATACATTCATCGAAGAGAGGAGATGTGGCCCCCCTCATAACCCTCA ATTTTTCTACAAATTAGTGATCGACAACAAGGAATACCCTGTGGGTGAGGGTAAGAACGTCAAGGAAGCCAAACAAAATGCAGCTCAGCTGGCCTGGTCTGCTCTGCAGGAACAGTCCGATTGGGACAGCAAG GTGTCCTTCAGGTCAACAGTGTCCGAAGACGGTGCACCACCTACGTCGCA GAACCCCAGTGAATCATCATCACAAAGCATGCCA GTTACCTCAGGGTCAACTGTGTCTGAAAATGATTTGCCAAGCAGTTTTTCAACACAGCCTTCCCT AGATACTGTTGCGCCATCGTCACATGGCACGGCCACAGGTACAAGTGACGGGATAATATTCGCAGATTCATCAAACTCAACCAAGGATCAG gctgctgtgaaaaacaataacatgGGAAAAGGTGTGAGTAACGCATCAACCCAGTCAAG ATTTACATCAGAATTTGATTCCATAAAGTGTCTTGGCGAAGGAGGCTTTGGTCATGTTTACAAAGTAAGGGAAAAACTGTTGGACAAGTATTATGCCGTCAAGATTGTCCGTGGTAAAAA CAGAAAAGCTCTGCGAGAGGTGGTGGCATTATCGGACCTTCATCACCATAACATTGTTCGATACTACAATTGTTGGATGGAGGATTCAGCATACATACAGGACAGTTCAGCAGACAGTTGCAGCACCTCTCA gTCTGTCAGTAATTCATCGCCCCAGTACCTCTACATTAAGATGGAATTATGTGAGACCAAAACACTTAAAGGCTGGATAGATGAGAGGAATGAGATAACTCTGCATGACTccaagagaagagaggaaagtcTGACCATTGCTCAGCAAATAGTCAGCGGAGTCGAGTACATTCACTCCAAAAAACTCATCCACAGGGACCTTAAG CCTGCCAACATCATGTTTGGACAGGTTGGAGAAGTGAAGATTGGGGACTTTGGTCTGGTCACTGCTGAGAATGATGACGATGAGGAGAACCTGATGGAGAGAACAAGAAGAACAGGAACCTTATCTTACATGGCTCCCGAACAA agGAGTGAGAAGACCTATGACCGAAAAGTGGACATATTTTCTTTGGGGCTGATATACTTTGAACTGCTTTGGAAACTCTCTTCTGGCCATGAAAGAGTGGTG ATTTTGAGGGATGTCAGAGGTCGGAAGTTCCCCGAGCAGTTTTCATTGACTTTTTCCCGAGAG aaccAGATAATTAAGTCGATGCTTTGGTTGGAGCCAGGACACCGACCTGAAGCGAGAGCCCTGAGGGCTGAGCTGGAAAATTGGGCTCAGatactcaaaaaacaaaaaaatacgcCTCAGCAAAATGTAACGGTCTGA